From the Macrobrachium nipponense isolate FS-2020 chromosome 9, ASM1510439v2, whole genome shotgun sequence genome, the window CTGACAGCTGGTAGGCAATACATTTCTATGGCTTTCAAGAGCGATGAAATGCTTTTGATATGGTGTAGTTATAGCTTTATGTGTGCTCGTAACTCAGCCCAACTTTGATATAAGGTCAAATTTGCTTGAGGGCTAGAACTTGTGCTCTCACTAGTACCCAattacagttacacacacacacacacacacacacgtacacacacacacacacacacacacacacacaatacacacatgtatatatatgtgtgtttatatatgtgcatattgtCATGGTGGCCTCCTGCTCAATGTAAATTATCAGAATTATTATGCTTCTCAAGCTTTCTATAAATGATTATTTTCAGAGCCTTAGACCAACCATAGGGTATCCCCTCTTGCACAAATCTCGTGCAAAAGCAAAATTAATACACTAGATCCAGGTTGTAAGACTACCCAAATATCTTACATTAAAAAAGGGGGATTTACTCTTCCCTCACACAAACTCTTCTTAACGtcagattttcaaaaaataataaaatatgacttCAAAAGGGCTGTTAAACTCCAGGATCCTCAGCAAAACACTGTACACTGAAAGaggaatatataaacaataaacttcataaaatgaacaatatttattaatgaatcaAAGATAACCATAAATGATGGAAGGGGCTAGAAACCGCATTCAACTACAACAGCAAAACAAACATTCTTACACTAACATGTAAACCGACAGGAGGAGGAAAGTCACAGAGGgagcaagaaaaacaacaaactcaCGGTGACGAAAAACAACACAAACATACTACAATAGAAGGCAAAGATAATTAAGATAgtcattaattctatttataacaatcaaattactaaacctaaattacagtaataatataaatCTTTAGCAAACACGCTTACGCATAAATCCAATACTGGAGACTATAATTGAAGATGATTCTGCCGATTACCTTCAGCAACTCGAAAGGTCTAATACTCCTAAGCGTTACACGTCGATAAAATACTGTTCATTATATGTGCTTACCGTATGTCATTCTCCCTACGTCTATTACAGAATACACTTTATCTTAATTCTGCTGAGTACCATGAACAATTTCCGTGTCGTCAGTGGCACGACAGGGTCAATATTAACAATTTTTAGTAGTTACGCTTACCGGAGGCAAGTCCCTCTAAGGATGCTGTCCGAAGAAAGTTACTACAAACGTGAACGCCGTGGTCATAACTTGCACGATAAACGATGACTGTGCCCTCACACGGTACAGGACCTAAAAGGGCAGACACAGACGCCGAATTGTTGAATATTGTCCTGCCGCAGACCATCCACAGGAAGCGGCCAATAGCAATGCAGAATCAAGTATTAGACGCTTCGAGTTGCTGATGGTAATCGGCAGAATaatcttcaattatatatatatatatatatatatatatatatatatatatatatatatatatacacacacatttatatatacctgCAAGCAAGCAAGAGTAAAGGGCAGGGGCACCTATAAGGCTCAAAGGTGCAGCAGAGCTCTTGCTCAAACTCCATATACCAAACCTTCGCTGAATCACCCAGCtactcaaaatatgaaaataaaagagaaaatgatcccacggtgggaaagaagaacagCCCAAACCTTTATTTAGGTTAACTTTTccactttccatatatatatatatatatatatatatatatatatatatatatatatatatatacgtatatatgcgtgtgacttatagatttgaaatatataaataatatcttgaTTCACTCTAATTTAGATGACAGTTGAAATTTATTCTAATTTAATTAGCCGTTCCGTTAACAAAACACTCTTGcgaacgcacacacatacacacacacacacacacatatatatatgtacaacaaaTTGCAGTCAAGGGCAGGAATACGCTGGGGACTCACACTTCTTTAATTGCTTCCTATGTTTCGCGTTTCATAATCACAACATCAGGGAATTCTATAGCAAATCtaataaattaaattactaaACGTACTGAACGGCTAAaactgaattatatttatatattaatcattaaaaatctACAAAGGCAGTTAGAAATTATATCCACTAGAGCACACCTAAATACATACACCCAAGGCACAAAATTACGACGCACATGGTTACACAACAGCACATTAAAATGAGCAATATCACAAAACACTCTTaacatattacataaaaaattaaattttgattaaaaaaaaaattccaagtatGGAAAAACAAACTAAGACAGTGATATACTTATACAAAAAGCAGATGCTAACCTTACAACGTAAACGACACGACCGGGCTAAcagtaaaagaaaacacacacacccacacacactcgCATAAAAGATCAAAGGTACAAATAGTAATGGTCTATGACAGAAACAATGAAATAAAGGCAGTTTGAGTAAACGTTTAATGAGGGAACCCATAGTttaatatataaagactcaagtaTCTGAAGTTTTTGTTGGTTCTTTGCTTGGTCAATAACTTTCAAATCATCGTAATTTATATGTGCCCTGCATTTGGTAGCGTGATTCCTTATACAGGATAGCTCTGGATTTGGCAGTCGACATCCAGTTCTATGACTCACCCCCTTATGAGAATCGGCTCtgaccctgagaagccgcctggtagATCCGACATatgttcccagactacatctgggacaaggaTATTCACaaacaacaccagacgacatcaaagggcAAAGTCATTCTTTAAACCTGAAGGGCGAGccgattgtttttggatattttgGGATGAGCTTGATGTCAATAGCTCTAAAGTACTTCTGAATGATGCCAATGAAGTCCTTTCTAAAGCtatcatcatgtaaaaatggggAAACGGCGTATATAAGGAGCTTAGTGACATTAAAGCTTACTGTACGGTTGAATGATTTGTTCAGTAGTCTGGAAAGAATTCTATAGAAAGTTTTGTTTGGAAAGCAGTTTTTATTAAAGTATTAcagaacaagcacacagggtgcattggcttgaaattcaagcttccaaagaatgtaggtTTCAACCTTGCACCACAATCCCCACATTGCTGCAGTAACAACTGGGTGGCATGTCACGGTGCTAggcaccataccagcggaccaatctatgaatatatatatatatatatatatatatatatatatatatatatatatatatatatatatatacatagatatatatatatatatatatatatatatatatatatattgtatttctgTACTTAATTTGGTTTTACAATTTTCTAAACTTGTTCCTGTATATTAGGTGACTCATGTTAGGTCTAGACAAAATGGATATTTTTAATCAGCCCTATTAAGTACGAAGCTCTGTGAGCtctagaatatataaatatatcaaccaTAGCAAAAGCATCAGTATTAATTTCCCCCACTGTTTCCAGCTATGTGCAGATGCAACTTGCATCCAAAAGTGTTGCGACCATGGGGAAGTGGCGTCCTTGAAAGTCAGACATTGTACGCCCAACGCCAGCCGAAAGTTCAGCCTGACGTTTCAGTCAGCAAGCGGTTTCGAGGTGCAATCACCTGTAGATCTCCGAGTGTTATATCGCATCCCTAATTGCGAAAATATTTTGCACCTGAACCTTGAAGATAAGACCGACGGACGCTTCCTCCTGACAGCAGATGGATATCTTTACCAGCCGGCTAAAGGCACAATCTATTACGAAACTAAGTTTTGTCTGGATCATTTCACAACGGGAGTATTTGAAGGTAATTATTAGTCGTCGCACTAGTTTTATTTCGCCACTGTCCCGGAGAGTATATCTAaatgtcgtctgtctgtctgtctgtctgtctgtctgtctgtctgtctgtctgtctgtctgtctgtctgtctcatatCTTGAATTGTTTATTGGAAGAATACTGATGTTTTTCTTTAAATGTCACTAAAATCGAACTGGTGTTTTATTCTCAATCCCTCCTTTGTTAATATACGAAGAAATCTAAAGTCGAGTAAGCATTTATCTTAAAGACTCTCCATAGAGTATAAGTACCGAGCTCTAAGTTTTAGGTGATCCTATCTTTTCCATTGCCACCAAGCTGTATAATtctgttttatgtattttctatACCACGAGTTCCTTAGAGAACTAGATATTGGTATACCGTCCTTCTTTTTTCTACAGGAGCCACAGAAATGATTCGAAATGTCTTTCTTTCCTCAAATATAAAACTCATTAGCTTGAAAACGCATTAgctcctgtttatttatttatttatttctctgtttcATGTGCTTTTTCTCATCAACTTTCGTAGTTTTTCTAACCCAATCCTCCACCTTTGAAGGCAGAACATTACCACCGAAAGCCACCAGTCCTCTTGGATTTTGTGAAACTTTTTCACCCTAGAATTTGTCATTATCCATTTGAACGTTCGTAAAGACAATAATTGATGACTAGTAGATCAGATAAGGAGAACGGATTCACCCAGTTCACCCCTACCTATCAGTGGATGACATTTGCCTTCGTCTCGTGGCAGGCGAACGACTGGGGGCATTCATTTGCTCAGGACCAGGACTGCCAATAGGACCCACCTTGAAGGACCGATTCTACGCAGCGGGTTTGATGATTTCTGCTCTTTCCCTCTCGGTGACCATTCTCTGCAACATTCTCGTTGGTAAGCTGAGAGCGTTGCAAGACCTCCATCAGCTGTGCCACATGATCTCTCTCCTCGTGGGGGAGACAGCGCTGTTTATTGGGTACTTGTTCTCTGATGATCTGCCCCTTACTCATTGTATTATCAACAGTAAGTATAGCTGTGATACCCACAGTGGGCATACTTATAGAGGTCATCTCCTTATGGTTCTTTTTGTTGCTAATTAAATTATATGCAGTAATAAAAGTTGctacaaaaatataaacgcttGTGAATAAATGTTTACACtttgttgaaatgaaaataattcacacTATGCAACGGGGTTTTTGCTTTAAACTAGTGGTCGCCAACCTTTCGAACTTCATGGACTACTAAATGTATAACTTTAAATTTGCCGGACCactaatatgaattaaaaaaaaggtaGATGCATTTCTTTGATATGCATTTTATGTATACTACATGaggataaattcatatttataatatctaatttattgtaattaataatgCTGTTAGTTAGCTAATGCTGAATTTTTCTACTAAATTCTGGATCCAAACTTTTAATGCTAAATCGCCCTAAAATGGTAaatctagcattaaaaatgctaaattggcaacactgggCTCTCTGTTTTCTGTGTAATTTGTATCAGGGTTGCCTAAAGaggattaaaaaaacataaatatttaatgtcaaagtttttaaaatactttcaGATGATAGGTGGTATTTCATTTAGCTACCAGTTGTATCTAAAGATATTTTAATTAACTGAAGCATAAATTTGAGTATTCTTTTTCAGCAGTTTCCCTTATTTTATGAGTATTATGTAGGTGCCTACCAGTTAAACAGCTgcccaaacaaacacacacacacagtttggGAGGGCTTTATAGTGTCTGtaaattaaaaagtatttttgttgCTTACAAtgttcttcacacacacacacacacacacacacacacacacacgtatatatatatatatatatatatatatatatatattatatatatatatatatatatacatacattcacataaGTATATACAATAAAACAGATTAGATATGTATTATAAGAGGAATAAGGTGAAAGATTAAAGATATATTGAGTAGAAAGATTAATTACATACaggacacaacacacacagatatatataagatattatataattaggatatatgaaatatatatctatagagacctagaactatatatagaaatatacagatatatagagagcacatatagattatatacgattatatatatatatagatatgatatataagatataataaatatatatatatatctcgatatatatatatatataatatatatatatagtatatatagatatatatatatatgtatattatatatatatataataagaagatatatattattcaatacataccacaaccacacacacacatatatatataaataattatagaataatatatataagagataatctaattatatatctataggtagATAGAGATTAGAgtatactagatagatatataatatgaagtcttatctatatatactattttaaggaattagatatattatatatatatatcttattttatatttagatctttatattatatatatagatagatatatctatatcattcatatataatatatatattattatcttatatattattatatatagtatatatatatatataattatataagatatatatatatatataattatatagattataatatatatatatacgatatatatatatacatagataatatagatatatatctatatagatattatctatatatatatataatatatatatatatatatgatataatatagaatatagataatagTGATattggtatatagatataattatactatatctatatatattatagatatattgattagattataagataattataatattttttaaaatatatatataagagattagTACATTAATttatagattagatataatatctaaataatatagataagatagtattatatagatgagatatagtatagatatagatatcttaattagagattatatatatatatatattatatatattaatatatatatagaatctatatataattaatactaatataatattattatatatataattatatatatttaattttatagaattattataatattattatatatagattattatattattatctatatatatattatttatataatatatatatatatattattagttatatattctatcgatatatatatataatatatatatagatattaatatatatattaatatagactctattatgatattatagggatattatatattatattaatatatatatataaataatatattatatgacattatataattatatatatttagatataatatatatataaacgtacattAATACACGCACTCATTCATTAGGTTTCTGAAAAGGAAGtataattttcatgaattatattaatttcaGGTATTATTGCGCAGTTTGCATTTCTCTCAGCGTTTTTCTGGCTTAATGTCATGTGCGTTGACATTCATCAGTATGTCAGGTAAGACAGAGAGTTTGCTTTTACGTGAATTAAGTTTTACATCTGTTATtagcaaatatttttattcttgggctgtcatatatattatcataaatatctCTTCTTTGTTGATGTTTGATTAGGCATTTTTTCCCTCTTGCTCTTTTTATCGTTTTAAAGGAATCCTTCAGTTACAGGAACTAAATTGAAAATCATAATGTGATTAAATTTGAATAAGAATGGAGATAACTACATTTTTAGTTACGTAGTCATAATTTAAATCACAGCATTTTAATGAAGGCACCTAAAATGAAGTGTAAACATTCAATGTAATTTTAAATCGTGGCATCTTCAATCCTGAAAAAGTTTAGGATTTGGCCTCAGATGGCACTACTCACTCTCCCGCAGGGCAACGGTGAAACTCGTCCCGAGAAATTCCATCCAGGGAAGACAGTGGTTGCGGTTCAAGTGTTACTCTGCTTACGCCTGGGGGTTGCCGTTCCTCATCACGCTGGCAACGGCTGTCCTTCATTATGTCCCAGACTATCCAGGGCAGACCATCCTAAGGCCTGGTTTCGGGATTAAGAGCTGTTGGTTTCATGGTAAGAGAGGTCCTAAAGATATCGTTACGTTACCTGGAAGTTTAGTAAACATGGAGGACCTCTGGTCTATTGATTGAAAGCTTCTTGTGTTAGAAATATATGCTTTATGCTCTATTTAAGCAATCTATTGCACAGAGGACAACCTttgtttatatacagatataaactGTGCGATATGAAGAAGGAAATAATCTCCAATCCAGATGGTATCTTAGTTTGAACGTTGAAAGATTCGCGTATTGCACAGAACTTTTCTGATATGGTCATGAAACCTCTTAGCATCTACTTGAACAACCATTTGGGAGACAGATAGAATGTGCCTGGTATTAAAATAGCGTCACATAAATTAATGAACCCATAGTTATGGTAAGTAGGAAAATATCTATTTGATATATGGATGGAAGATCTTTAATTAAAGCACAGATGAAAACAGTCACTAGCATATGCATGAAACTTACTTCTAAGTATATGAGAAGTATCCGATATGTCGATGTAAATGTATAACTTACAAAATATACGCGGGAATGTTTTGGTGCACACTTGGAAACTACCTGGTAtggttaaagaaatattttagtaTGTTCTTACAAGAAATTATCTCCATTTTAAAATGAGTATCTTGCTATCTTCCTAAAAATATTTTggcatataaatagaaatattcttAAGTGTTACAACATGTCACCGAAAACAGCTTCACTCGTagaagcagctgtccttttaaaACAGGTATTTCATGATTTGATAATGGATAATTCTAAACCAAGGAATTTCGGTTTGATAGTAGAGCTACGTACCAATAAAAGCAACAGGAATGCTAATATCTTTTCTAATTtgcttaaataaagaaaaacgtaTTATGGAATAAAGGACGCAGTTAGCCACTGGTGCCCCTCACGATTCTAATCGTCCATCACGTCTTTTTCGACCTCGGGGCATTCACCCACTGGGCAGATCATAAGCGTCCATCACTTTTCAAAGTTTGCTTCTGACAGTTCAGCTCATATCACAGGAATGTTCATCGGCAAATTCTGCACTCAGCAGCAACTCTTAATTTGTGTTTAATGATTTCATTTTAGGTGATATTGAGCGACTTACTTTCTTCTACGTCTGGATTGGAGCGCTTTTCTTGGCGAATATTTTCCTGTTGGCAAACACTGTCTTCATGCTACACAAGACGGGCGCCATTCTACTGTCCGGCAAGAGAAAATCAGTTTTTGAGGAAGGTGGGAACCATGCGAGCAACAGAAGGAATGTTAACAAGTAGGTATTAAAACTGAGTAAGTGACACTAGCTACTAAGTGCTATTAGTATTGACATCACAAGTTCAGTAACTCTTATTTGTttccattatcatcattactaatATAGTTCTAAATTATTCTTCTTCTCAAACTCTATCCTTGATTAACCTCAACATTTCTTAGGGGACCAATTAGGGAAACAATAATGTCAAAAATCCATTTATACTATTGTatggttttcataaaaaaattcctttgacCTGGCAAAAGCATAGACAGGATTACTTTCATGTTATTTTGCCAGTAAACCTTAGATGAGCTGTTAGACAACTGGGTTAGGAGATATACATTTGCAAAATTCTATTAAAGTCAAATAAATTACAGTTTGTGTAAAATCGGGATAAGTTTTCCCTGAGAACAGATGTTCTAAGACTAAGATTGTGGCGATGTCAAAACTAATCTCTCGATTATCCGGATTAATAGAGCTAAGGCCCTGTTGGATAAGGTCAAAATCTAGATAAGGTAAAGCAATTTCTATTAGAGTAAAACAGCAACTGCGTCCCCTTACTCCCCTCAACCTTGTCAGTAGTACATAAACGCTACATATGATTATAAACAACATGGCACTTTCACCTTATAACTTGATACTAAAGGCAATTAGATGGCTTACGTTCCaatattgtaataaaatatactatataactaaaCTGAAAAAAGGAaccccttttttctctttcttttttttaaacattaccaAATACAGTAACACAGGTATCACCTCCCTTTTCATACTGTAGAATTAAAAATCAaacatctttttctctctctctcactttcaaaaAGTTGTGAGGAGGTTTATAAGTCATCctgctcctcctccctctcctccaacACCCCTATATCATAGTGGTCCTGTTCCTGTACCTACTGTACCTGCTTGATGCCTAGAGGGTCCTTGTCATCGAGACGACATCAGATTCTTCATTGAATGAACCTGGCACATCTGCATCAACAAAGGAAATTTCCATTTGCTAGAGTTCCTCTACTATTTCCTCCTCAAAAGCATCCAAAGCTTTGCCAGGAGCCTTCTTGTTG encodes:
- the LOC135218613 gene encoding G-protein coupled receptor Mth2-like isoform X1, producing MSVAERSCETFSIMKTRETQGGHFLKPNEYFGSSGTPIFMSSLILFLIISTSGFAKEDLNNSRTKRSSSGHENLRHSRTNGSYYGELCCPENKHFEANGCVPFNDSRVFQPPAPFSNVLWTYQGFQCPHGYDPTPFEVNKNARLILDGGSVSLKWRHILIKTTKKFCLSLLPSNAYVGVVCRPNIEKLCADATCIQKCCDHGEVASLKVRHCTPNASRKFSLTFQSASGFEVQSPVDLRVLYRIPNCENILHLNLEDKTDGRFLLTADGYLYQPAKGTIYYETKFCLDHFTTGVFEGERLGAFICSGPGLPIGPTLKDRFYAAGLMISALSLSVTILCNILVGKLRALQDLHQLCHMISLLVGETALFIGYLFSDDLPLTHCIINSIIAQFAFLSAFFWLNVMCVDIHQYVRATVKLVPRNSIQGRQWLRFKCYSAYAWGLPFLITLATAVLHYVPDYPGQTILRPGFGIKSCWFHGDIERLTFFYVWIGALFLANIFLLANTVFMLHKTGAILLSGKRKSVFEEGGNHASNRRNVNKFWQSFSLFALMELCWITEILSWKIPPESLWIPTDIINTLQGFFIFLFFLRNKTKREALKEAILSARVQARKSPHSESNSSNCSHSSKSTTTYSDMYRP
- the LOC135218613 gene encoding G-protein coupled receptor Mth2-like isoform X2, producing MKTRETQGGHFLKPNEYFGSSGTPIFMSSLILFLIISTSGFAKEDLNNSRTKRSSSGHENLRHSRTNGSYYGELCCPENKHFEANGCVPFNDSRVFQPPAPFSNVLWTYQGFQCPHGYDPTPFEVNKNARLILDGGSVSLKWRHILIKTTKKFCLSLLPSNAYVGVVCRPNIEKLCADATCIQKCCDHGEVASLKVRHCTPNASRKFSLTFQSASGFEVQSPVDLRVLYRIPNCENILHLNLEDKTDGRFLLTADGYLYQPAKGTIYYETKFCLDHFTTGVFEGERLGAFICSGPGLPIGPTLKDRFYAAGLMISALSLSVTILCNILVGKLRALQDLHQLCHMISLLVGETALFIGYLFSDDLPLTHCIINSIIAQFAFLSAFFWLNVMCVDIHQYVRATVKLVPRNSIQGRQWLRFKCYSAYAWGLPFLITLATAVLHYVPDYPGQTILRPGFGIKSCWFHGDIERLTFFYVWIGALFLANIFLLANTVFMLHKTGAILLSGKRKSVFEEGGNHASNRRNVNKFWQSFSLFALMELCWITEILSWKIPPESLWIPTDIINTLQGFFIFLFFLRNKTKREALKEAILSARVQARKSPHSESNSSNCSHSSKSTTTYSDMYRP
- the LOC135218613 gene encoding probable G-protein coupled receptor Mth-like 1 isoform X4 gives rise to the protein MRFKLCADATCIQKCCDHGEVASLKVRHCTPNASRKFSLTFQSASGFEVQSPVDLRVLYRIPNCENILHLNLEDKTDGRFLLTADGYLYQPAKGTIYYETKFCLDHFTTGVFEGERLGAFICSGPGLPIGPTLKDRFYAAGLMISALSLSVTILCNILVGKLRALQDLHQLCHMISLLVGETALFIGYLFSDDLPLTHCIINSIIAQFAFLSAFFWLNVMCVDIHQYVRATVKLVPRNSIQGRQWLRFKCYSAYAWGLPFLITLATAVLHYVPDYPGQTILRPGFGIKSCWFHGDIERLTFFYVWIGALFLANIFLLANTVFMLHKTGAILLSGKRKSVFEEGGNHASNRRNVNKFWQSFSLFALMELCWITEILSWKIPPESLWIPTDIINTLQGFFIFLFFLRNKTKREALKEAILSARVQARKSPHSESNSSNCSHSSKSTTTYSDMYRP